Below is a window of Vulpes vulpes isolate BD-2025 chromosome 14, VulVul3, whole genome shotgun sequence DNA.
AGTTTAACATATTTGTCCTCACAGTCACATATGACGGTAAATGTCAGGGTGACTAACCAGAGTCATGCAACAGGTAAGTGTGGGAATCAGGATTCACAAGTCGCTGGCTTCTCCACCACCCCAGGTACTCTCTGGATTTGTCCATCTgtgtcctttcctctctctctcttttaattttattggggTAGAATTAGTGGGAACACTTGAGATCTCCCCTCCTAGCAAATCTCAAGTATATGTTACAGTACTGTTAACTGTGGTCACCGTGCTgaacattagatctccagaacttacctCATCTTGTAGAACTGACACTTTGTGccttttgaccaacatctcccatTCCCCCCTTCCCTGTTCAACATGCTCCTGACAACTACTGTTCTACTCTCTGCTTTTATGAGTTGGgctgttttagattccacatgcaaGTGAGatcatgtatttgtttttctgtgtctggcttatttcacttagcatagtgtcatccaggttcatctatgttgcacATGCCTGAATTGCCTTAAGGCGGAACGatatttactgtgtgtgtgtgtgtgtgtgtgtgtgtgtgtagcacattttctttatccattcatctgtcgatggacctTTAGGTTGTAACCATGtcttggcaattgtaaataatgccgcaGTGAACATCATGGTGCAGGTATCTCTTTGAGATGCTGACTTCGTTTCCTTTGGATAAAGGTCTGGAAATAGGATGGCTGGATCCTcaggtaactttttaaaagttttcttgagCCACCACCACTGTCATCTAGAGTGGCTGCCCACAtttgcattcccgccaacagCGCACGAGGggccccctttctctgcatcctcacccaCACTTGTTGATAGCAGCCaccctgacaggtgtgaggtgatctgTCCCTGTGGTTccgattttcatttccctgatgagtagtgatgttgagcatctttacataAAACTGTTAGCCGTTTGCATGCCTTTTGAGAAATGTTGATTctggtcctttgcccatttgaaaaattagattatttggtaTTTCTGCTATTGAGCAGGAGAAGTTCCTTGTAGCTTTGATGTTAGCCCCTCATCAGGGaggatttgcagatattttctccccactcagtaggttgccttttcacccTATTGAAGGTCCCCCTTGTCGTATGCTTTTGTGTTTGATGCAATCCCActtatctttttgtgtgtgtgttgcctgtgtgtgttctttgatttctctccCCTGTTGACCTACACCCATCACTCAACAAACATCTAAGTGGCCGCTGCATCCTAGGCTCTGTCCTGGGCTGAGGGGTCCTAGCCATGACCAGACCATGACAGGACCCTTGTCTCACAGAAACTACATTCTAGCAGGGGGGATACAAAATAACTGACAAGCCATGCGGTAAGAACGTCAAGTCGGGGTAAGTGCCCTGGCGGTGAAGCCTCGGGGAACAGGTAGGCCATGGCAGAGGAGTCCTTTCAAGGCAAGGTGGTCCGAAGGGCTCTCTGAGGAGGCCAGGTGAGCTGGACCTAAATGGAGAGAAGGAGCCTAGGATGACCCAGAGAGGAAGAGCCGTGCAGGCTGGAGCTGCAAACACAAAGGCCCTGACATGGGAAGGAGCTTGGATTGTTCCTTGAACAGAAAGAAGGCTCTGgtggcctcatggaatgagtCAGAAGGAAGGTTAGGGGAGAGTGACAGGGGCCACGGAACTGAGATGTCACTCTGTGAGGTAGGAAGCCACTAGGGTTCAGAGCGCAGGAGCACTGTGGTttgattcacattttaaaaagactgcTGTACTGCTGTGTGGAAAACAGTTGCAGGGGCAAGCATGGCCCGGGAGGTCCGTGTAGGCGGCGGTTGGAGTGGAGGGGGCAAGAATTGGCATGTAGTTTGGAGGTAGAGCCGACAGGACCTGCCATGTTTCTAGGATCTTCTCCAGCAGATACCTGGAACTTGGGGCTGGGGGGCCAGAAGTGGGTTTGATCTGCCAAGGGTTGGGGCAGCCTTGTTGCTCCAGGAGCTCCCAGGGGACTTGGGGAAGCTTGTCCCCAACCCGTCTTCCCTTCCCAGGGGCTCCCGGGAGGCCATCAAAAGGATCGCCTACGAGTTCGTCGAGATGAAGGCCAAGGAGGGCGTGGTGTACGTGGAGGTGCGCTACAGCCCGCACCTGCTGGCCAACTGTAAAGTGGAGCCAATCCCCTGGAACCAGCCTGAGTGAGTGCTGCCTGGAGGGGGCCGTTCCAGGGCTGTGGTGGGGTGGCCTGACCCGAGACCCCCTGGGCGGACTTTTGGGAGCCTCTGACCTAATCTTGCTCCCTGGTCCTGACTGTGGCCTCAGAAAGATGGGTTTAATTCCGTCACAAGAGACCTGGTTCTCAGCCCTCAGCtgggctttttttatttttagtttttttaccTTTGGAAAACGTGTGTGGCAATGTCTTACCTGCCCCCCTTGTCCTGGACACGAGCCCACAGTCTAGGGGTCCCCTTGTCCAGGGACTTCTGTGTGTCCCGTTCTAACCCTGTAGCTGAGGGGAGGGCAGCCCATTCCCGCCCTCTGCCTGGCCCGCAGAGATCTCGCAGTGGTATCACTCGGCCCCCTGCCCCCTTGCCGCTAGGACTCTGATAGCGGTGGATGAGCCGGAAGCAGGCCAGGCGGGCTTAGCAGTGCCCTCCATCCGAGGGCCAGGGCTGTGTCTGGCCTCCCCAGCTGGAAGGGGGCGTGCTGGGACCTGGGACCATGTCTTTTCTCAGAGGCAGTGGGTTGGTAGGGGGGTGGAGCTGCTTCTGGAAGcatcttctttctctgcccctccccaaagcCCACGTCCCAGGCCCAGGGCTGTCCTTCAGCCCTTCCTTTATCCCTGGCCCATCCCTACTCCTCTCCCTACACAGAGGGGACCTCACCCCGGATGAGGTGGTGGCCCTGGTGAGCCAGAGCCTGCAGGAGGGAGAACGGGACTTCAAGGTGAAAGTGAGGTCCATCCTGTGCTGCCTGCGCCACCAGCCCAGTGAGTACACCttcagccctgccccaggctgccctctgacACTGGCCCCGGCCTCCCGGTCTGGCACCGGAGCCACATCTGGTCTCTCCATGCCCCCAACCCCATGGTCTTTGTGGAGCCCACCAGCAGGCTTGGGGCTTCCGGAAGTCTTTGGAGCTTCCCCTGGGCAAGCTCAGAACTCCTGGCGACAGAGAGACCCTTCTACCCGGGGAGACCAGGCCTGACAGCCGTGTGACCTGCATGCAGGAAGCATAAAAACAAAGGAAGCTGAACAGTAGAAAAACCCCCATCTAAGCCACGTTCTGATGAGCCCGTCTTCCCTTGAGACCCTGTGGGCCAGGCCTCCTCCTGTCTCGGCCACGGGCCCGTGAGTAGCCTGATATCCGGGGCTTCTAAGGAGTCTCGCCTGTGGCTGACACTGATCAGATGTCCAGAGCCCCAGCTTCCAAGGTGTGACTGGACAAGGCCCCTCCCCTCTTCAGACCCCAGATACACGTCGCAGGCAGTGATGGCACTCGTTCCCTGCTCTAGGGGGCAGTGCGAGCCACAGGGTTCACGCCACCTCGGGGCCTACCTGGGTGACTTTGGGTCTCTCCTCCGATCTGGCCGCAGCCTGTGTGAGGCGGGCCTGCCATTGCTGGGTGGGGGAGCTGAGGCTGAGGGAGGTGCGGCCTCTGGTTCCAAAGCCTATGACCCTCCGTTCTTAAACACTTCGTGATGACTTGATTGGTTAAGAGGACAGAGTACATTAGCAATACGTTCAGTAACTGTAGCGTGAGTTCTATTGGGGGCTTAAATGTGAAACGGCAGGgggcctctgtctcctccctgccAAGTGGGGTTATGCCCCGCTTGAGGGCTGCTGTGGGATCAAGTGAGGAAACTCTGAGGCCCCGATGGAACAGTTTGCTGAAGGCCATGTGCTTAGGCCATGGCCATTAGGATGTGAAGACATCTGGGCCCCTCGCCTTGCACTGGCCTCAGGTCAGGGGACAGTGAGCAGGGGAGGTTGGGGGGCTTCTCTCCTCAGAGCTGCCAACAGAGGCCGGTGGGCGTCTTGCCCACAGACTGGTCCCTGGAGGTGGTGGAGCTGTGTCAGAAGTACCAGCAGACTGTGGTGGCCATCGACCTGGCAGGAGACGAGACCATTAAAGGGAGCAGTCTCTTCCCGGGACACGTGAAGGCCTATGAGGTAGGTCCAgtgtggaggaggcaggaggggctgcCCCTGCGTGAGCCACAGGAGCGCCTTTCCACCCTGGAGGGAGAGCCCCGGGGAGAGGGAGGCCGCCTCCATTCTCAAGTGCAACATAGTTGGGTCCTGGCGGTGCTGAAAATTGGAGATTTGGTATACACAGGAGATCCCCCTTGGTGGTGGGAGTTCTGAGCCCATTTCTGCCTgtaacttgctgtgtgaccttggggagacTAtcccttctctgggcttctctTTCATCTATTGCGATGACGGAATCGGAGCAGACATCTCAAAGCCTCACAATGTGCTTCCTGTGGCCAAAGCACAGGCTTTAGAATGGGGCTCTGGAGTCTCAGAGCTTGACTCCCCTCTTCCCAGCTGTTTGTCTTCTTACTTTCCTGGGCCTGTTTCTCCTCTTGTGAAATGGGTATTAGAATATTTGTGGATATTAGGTAACACATACAAGCCCTTTCATATGATGATTGAcccataaaactaaaaaattggTAGCTACCACTTGCATTAGGATGacacaaacaaaaacctcacTTCCCCATCTTGAAGCAGGCCAGCTGACTGGGCATGGTTCAAGCCTGCCAAAGCTTAGACCCAAAGTGTGGTGAAGGCCGGGGGCTTCACCAGGCCCCTGTGTGTTGGGGGGGCCCCCCAGGCCGCCTGTGACCAGCTCTTGCCCTTCCAGGAGGCTGTGAGGAGAGGCATCCACCGCACTGTGCACGCAGGGGAGGTGGGCTCAGCGGAGGTGGTCAAAGAGGTGAGGTTgctgggctggcctggggccCCTCCCCACTTCGTCCCCACCTCGTACTGGGCTCTACTCCACTTCTCTGCAGGCTGTGGACACGCTCAAGACGGAGAGGCTGGGCCATGGCTACCGCACGCTGGAGGACGAGGCCCTTTATGCCAGGCTGCGGCAGGAAAACATGCACTTCGAGGTGAGTGGCCagggagcaggaggaagagagtaGAGAGCCCAGAGGGCCCCGGGAGCTGAAGAAGCGGGGCCAGCGTGGTAGGAATGGGCAGGGGGCGTTAAGAGCAGCCAGGTGGTGGAGATGCCAGGAGGGGGTTCACAGGACTCAGCAGctgggaggccagtgtggctgcagcAAGAACAGTGTCAGAGTAGGTGGCTCcggcctggggcacagaggggcGGGGGTCCCCGTGCCAGCCACCCACCTGCTCTTCCAGATCTGCCCCTGGTCCAGCTACCTCACAGGCGCCTGGAAGTCGGACACGGAGCACGCGGTGGTTCGGTGAGGCCCAGTCCCTGGGGCCCGTTCAGTTCTGTACCAGCAAAGCTAAGGGCAGGAGGGAAGTACAGGGACTGGCACTGGCCTGGGCGGGGCCTCTTGCTAGGAAATCTCTTCAAGTCCTTGGGAAGCAGGTGCTGTTGTCCTCCACTTACAAACAAGGAGGCCAAAGCTTGATGTGTTGTGACATGAGGTAGCCCAGCTCCTAAATGGCAGGACTGGGGGCCTCTCACTCGTGCACTCTTCGGTCAGAAGGGGGGGCTTCCACGCTTCTAGATTCCGTCTCCTGGGCATCTGGAAGAGGAGTCTCTCTAGTTCATGTGGTCCCTTCTCCTGGCACCTCTGGGTGCTCCACTCTGCTCCTGATCCACCATCAAACTAGAGGCCTTGGTCCTTCTTCCAGCTGTTTTGTGACTGAGCCCTGGGAGTGGCCTCAGCCTCAGGAGGGCAAAGCCACCCTTCCCTGACCCAGGATAAGGAACAAGGGCTCTGGTGTTGTAATTACGGGGTTCCTGAGGTCAGCTTCGGGAGGGGGAGTGTGTAGTACCTGCAGAGCCCGGCACATGGGGATACAGCCTGTGGGCTGGAGAAAGATTCACAAATCAGCTACACAGATATGGTGGTTGGAGAAGTGACAGCCTCAGGAGATGGTGGATGGAGCGAGAAGGCCTAGGAGAGAACCCAGGACAGTGACACTGAAGGGGACAGACAGAAGATACTGGCCTGAGAAATCCAGAGAAAGGGTTCTAAGAATAGCTGACAGTATAAAATCCTGGGACACAAGTCGAGTAAGAGCCACTGCACTTCAACAGAGGGTGGTGATCTGGGCTTGTGCCAGGAGCCCTTTCCATGGGGTGGTGGTTGAAGAGTCCATCCCAGTGGGATTGAGGGTGAAGGGGGAACAGATGACTCTCCCAGGATGTCGGCTGTGAAGGTGAAGGCTAGAGAGGGAGGTAACTGAGGAGGGGCTGCTTGTTtggcctccccaggcccccaTTCCACCTGTTCCTCTTCTGCCTTTGCCTGGCTCTGGCCCACTCAGATGGGTTCGAGTCTGAAGATGCTAGTTACGTGGCATCGTGCAAGTCACCCGAGTTCTGTGAATTTTCTTCCCCTGTACAGCAAgcggcgcggggtggggggcggggtgctgCAAGGCTTAAGGCTGCGGTGACTATTCACTGGAGTAAGTGAACACAGGTGGCTCTTCCCTCACCTCCAGGCTCAAAAATGACCAGGCTAACTACTCACTCAACACGGATGACCCACTCATCTTCAAGTCCACCCTGGAAACGGATTACCAGATGACCAAACAGAGCATGGACTTTACCGAGGAGGAGTTTAAGAGACTGGTGAGTGGCCGTGAGTCCTGAGGGCCTTGACCCGGACCTGTGTGTGAGGCCTGCAGGCCTTGGTTAGGGCCTGCAACCTCTGGAGATCAGGGGGGAGTTTGCCTCACTGGGCCAAGCCAAGCCAGACCTAGAGTCAGGTGGCTTCTATGGACAAGCTCTCAGACTGGCATGCCGAGCTAGGACCAGGTTTTTCTGGCTTTGCTTGCATGGAGTGCCTGCAAAGATTCCTTTAAAAGCTGTCGACTCTTTCTCCGGAAAGGTGTGCTCAGCTATAAAATTCTATACACATTTCTCAGGCCATTCATAGATGCCAGGCTGAGCCCTTGATTTTAGGAGTTTTGATACCCCAAATCTGTCCCTGCAGGAATCTCTGGCCCTACATATCCCACCCAGTCTCCCAATTTCTCCAACTTCCTTCTCCCATCACGGTGTCATGTCTTAAAGTGTGTCATCACTTTAAGAACACTGAACCTCATGGTCTCTGCTCTGGCACTTGCTGCCATGTGACACCGGACACGTCCTTCCCCACTCTAAGCTTAATCAATTGCTCATGCTCATTGAAGAGGATGGCTCATCACTCGATTGCCAAGGGCTTTCCTCCATGCTCTCTGGTTTCATATTATCTGCCATTCTGGCCCTTCTAGAACATCAATGCGGCAAAGTCTAGTTTCCTCCCAGAAGATGAAAAGAAGCAGCTTCTTGATCTGCTCTATAAAGCCTATGGGATGCCATCTTTGGATGCTGCAGGTATGTTCCTGGCTGAGCTTCTGGGCTGTTGATTTGCCTGGGCTGCAGCCTGGCTTTCTGTGGAATTTCCTACAAGAAGCCCTCCCTTGCTGTGTGGCTCTAGCTGATGGTGCCTCACTAGATCCCCTTACCTTCTAATGCCATCTTTAGGCTGGTCTCGGGGGAGACTTTCCAAAGCTCAGTCTCAAAGGTCTTGGCAACCTGGGTCATCTTCATGTCTGTCTAAAGCCAAGGGTGGGGGAGCTGGGCCCAGGTGCTCAGttcctctcctgccttcctgtgTGATGCTGGCAAAACATTCCCTTGCTCTAAGCCTTAGTCTTCCCATCTGCAGAAAGGGGTTCCTCTCTTGCTCTGATGTTCTGGGAATCTTCTACATCCTGGGTATTGGTAGGTGCTAACCTTTGTGTCTCTGACCTGTCAAGCAGGGCAGCATCCCTGAAGACATCATGGCCACCTCTCCAAGCCCTCCCCTGTGGATGGAGCCTCCTCAATTCTCTGGGGTTGAATGACACTTACCTTTACTTTTTCAAGAAAGACGATGATGCCTATAGTCAACTTCTGCTGCTCTTGAAGCCATGTGCCTGTTTCTATACACAGGAATACCTCGGCACACCACATCTCTCCTGACTACGGGCTAGAGTCTGGTTGAATCTGAAACCTCCCTCCTATAGTGACGCATGCTGAAAATCTGGTGCTCAATAAAGAAGCCAATGGCTGGTATTGTGCAGCAACTGTGGTTTTTGGGCAGAGTGAGAACAAAAGGAGTCTCTGGGCTCCCAGACTTGGGCAGCCTCCTCAGTGGCGGGTCCTGAGATCTGGTGTGGGGGCTGTGACGGGGAGGCTAGAGCTTCTAAGGCTGGGGGCAAAGACGGGACCATAGTCTGCCCTCCCTCCAGAAGAAACAAAGCTTCTCTTGAAGAGTGAATCTGCTTAAATGCTCCCTCTTAGCCCCCTCCCACTGTAGGTTTTAAGGGCTGGGCCTGTCCATGTGGGCAAATTGAGTTGTGGACTGGGGTGAGTGAGAGGGACAGCTGGAAGAAGACTCATCAGGCACCAGGCCAAGAAGAGTGCCAGGCTCTGGAAGACTGACCTCTTCTCAGGTACTTCCTGCACTGAAGCCCAGGGCAGTGACGGATCCCAGCTAACTGCAGACTTGGGAAAACCAGGCCCACCCCTACTTTTGCTGTTTAAAGGAGAAATTGTAAACCAGTCACACAAATCATCAGCATTTATTTCCTGGGTCCTAAGTGTCACTTATCTTGGTAGAAAGGGCAAAGAGTTGGTCAGACAGATATGAGCACAAAACCCCTTCCCTAGAAATGGATCTGTGGAGCTCCATGAGGGGACGCAGAGCTGCATAGAAGGTCGGTTTAGCTTATaatgcctcccccgccccccacccccccaaaaaagccagctctctccctctctgctgaaAAAAggtttaaagtttttaaaaagtttaaaagtgttttttaaaaaagggatgtGAAGATCTTGACCCAGAAGGTTGGGTTTGGAAAGGGGGGCAGAGCTGGACTGTGGCTGTTGCCCAGGCCACCTGTGGAGATGCGCTCTTGAGGGGGCTGCTCACTCAGGTGCCTGCTGAATAAATAACACCCCACAGCTACAGGGCCTCGAAAGTGTACCTGGGCACAGTGAGGAGGAGGTGGGCCAGTGCAGCCTGAGGGTGCAGGTGGAGGGCTTGCCCAGGGCAGGGGCCACGGTGGCCTCTGGGGGTGCCTTTTCACTCTGGCCTGGCCTGCTTGGGACAGGGGCTCAGAGAAGAGACTGCCAGGCCAGTGCCAGGGCTCCCTGTCCTGGTGAGGACAGCAGGTCTCTTTTCCATCCTCCATGGGCAAAGTCCGACTCAAGACGAGGTGGTCCCATCGCTGCTCTCGGGCTGGTTGCTAGCTTCCTTGTCTGGGGTGCCCACTTCTGTCTGTCCttctggagaggagagaagaggagcatATACACAAACGTAAAGGATAGAAGGCCATCTGGAAGGGCCCAACCAAAGTGGATGAGCCCTGGGGCGCAGGACAGGAGCTGGAGTACAGGTGGTGGTGGCCAAAGGGGCCTTTAGCCTGGCCTCTAACACGTTACTGTTTACAAAGAAAATGCGTGTGGTGCTACTAAGGTCAATGCAAGGCCAGGATCACGGAGGAGGATAGCTACAAGCCTCGGTGAAGGGCTGTTGAGCGTTAGGTTTGTGTGGGTTCTTCAAAAGGAGAGGGCAAATGTGAAggttgctcagtggggaaccaaGGTGTGGctgaggcagggcccagggctgtTTCACTTTGCTGTGTCCTTACCAGACTATCCCCACCCTCCCGCTAGGGCCTCTGTCTTGCATCCTCAGACTGAGCCCTACACTGACTGAGGCCGAGGACCACACCCTGTCCTGAGCTCCAGAGGCTGTGGACTGGCAGGCACTTTACCATGCAGTCCACACAGCCTGGAGTGATTAGGGTCATGACATGGATGAGAAGAGCAGGCTCAGAGAGAAGCAGTGGAGGGAGCCAATGTCTTTTTCACTGACTAACTTCAGCCACAAAGCAGCACACTCCAGGGTTTCTAAGGGCCAGCTGTCCTCGACACTGCCTCATTCTGCCCCTGTAGCAGTGCGAGCAGCTGGCAGTGAGTGGTGCAGCCAGAACCGGATACCTGGCGCCTGCCCCCATCACGACTCCCTACCCTGGGGTGGCACCTGTAGCAAAAGCTTGGGCCCAGAGAGGCCTTCTGGCCCTCCAGAAGCCTGATAAACTAGTCTGCACTTTGGGCAAATTTCCCAACTTGTGATGTTCTATTTGACCCTGAGCTTCTTGTCCTGGCAAGCTGGAACATTCTTGTTAGATTCCCTGGTAATTTCTACTCTGCCATTTCTTTGCTGTGGGACCCCAGGCAATTTgtttcatctctctgagcctttgATTCCTGACCTATAAAGTGAGGATGGTGAAACCTCCGCCCACATGTGATGGGGGTATAGGGCCTGCAGGTGGTCATCTGGCATGTAGAAGGTCTTCACCAATGGTAACACTTCCTCTGTGCCAGTCCCAGCTCTCTCTCAGTAGAgggaagtgttttgttttgttttttagagagcaCGAGAGTgagtggggaaggaggtggagagggagaactTTAAgcggctccacactcagcgtggaaaccaatgcagggctagatctcacggccttgagatcatgacccgagccaaaatcaagttggatgcttaaccaactgagccacccaggggccgtGGAAGAGAAGGTTCTTGAGCACTTTCGTCACCAACCAGTACCCTTGGGACTCACTCCCTTGAGCTAGTTTCAGGGCACACCTTAAAATGTTTCATGGTTACGTACTGCTGGGCAGTGTACTCCTTTTATGTCTTATCTGTTGTTTCATTATTACGTACTGCTGGGCAGTGTACTCCTTTTATGTCTTATCTGTTTCATTATTAGGCAAAGTAAGGAAACCTTTGCGCTCCCCACATAAGAGATACCAGGGAAGGCAAAGGTTGGTGTATGCTCTGCTTAGCGTTAACAAACACCAGCAGGCCACAGACTTGGGAGGACTGGGCAGCCAAGCCTTTAGGACAGGCCAAAGCCATGCCTCGCCTTCCATCTGGGTAGGCATCTGCCTCCTGGGCTGTATTAAGCAAACAGATTCTAAGCCGGGCCTCTATAAGCCCATAGGCTCACTCCCTCAGTGAGTCTGGGGGACTGAGCACAGCCCCCAGGTCTGCCTGTGGAAATCACTCGGTGCAGGGCCCAAGGCAGCTTACAACTCTAGCATGAGTGCTTCACTTCCTTGCAGTGAACATTGTTCCTTCCCCAGGTCCCCTTTTTAAATGTCTGTCATCCCAGCAGGCAAATGTCCTAGACCCAGAGGACCCAGAGACTTGAGGGATTCCAAATTAGAGAAAATAGGTATTCAAAAGGCCTGGGTCCATGGAAGAGTGGCTACCACTGCAGAGGTAGAGGGGGACAGAAAAGTTTAGCAGAGCTGAGGATAAGGGTGCAGAAGCTCTGAGCAAGGCCTCTGGCTGCACGCCCAGTGTGGAAGTGAGGCAGGCTGGTCAGTGAGTAGCCATTGACTAGGCAACTTCTCCAACCTGCCAAATGCCATGTACCATGTGCATAAGACAAAGATCCAGGTGAGAGAAGCCCACAGCTTGGGGGAGGGGTGCTATGCTAAATGGGATGATGGGGGTGGCTGGTAGCAGAGGTGCCACCTCCTGCTTGTGGTCAGGGAAGGTTTCTCAGCAGAGAACAGTCTGGTCTCTAAGAATGAGACAGGTGAGCCAGGTGAGGGGAGCCCGAGGGAGCAGTGTGTTAAGGTCCACAGGGGTTGAGAAACACATGTGCTCTCCTCTGGCTGGGTCAGAGGCAGCAGGCTGAGGTAAGCCGTGAGGAGTACAGGCCACAGGAGGGAGGGTTGACATTATCACTGGACAAGGGAAGGGATATGGGGTGTGCTTCCTTCGGCAG
It encodes the following:
- the ADA gene encoding adenosine deaminase isoform X1 — encoded protein: MWRSFRPVYITQEPGRNQDFGSAGSEKGFSRCQDGVNSGAETGRAGVELHVHLDGAIKPETILYFSRKRGIALPAETVEELQDIICMDKPLSFPGFLAKFNYYMPAIAGSREAIKRIAYEFVEMKAKEGVVYVEVRYSPHLLANCKVEPIPWNQPEGDLTPDEVVALVSQSLQEGERDFKVKVRSILCCLRHQPNWSLEVVELCQKYQQTVVAIDLAGDETIKGSSLFPGHVKAYEEAVRRGIHRTVHAGEVGSAEVVKEAVDTLKTERLGHGYRTLEDEALYARLRQENMHFEICPWSSYLTGAWKSDTEHAVVRLKNDQANYSLNTDDPLIFKSTLETDYQMTKQSMDFTEEEFKRLNINAAKSSFLPEDEKKQLLDLLYKAYGMPSLDAAAGQHP
- the ADA gene encoding adenosine deaminase isoform X3; its protein translation is MWRSFRPVYITQEPGRNQDFGSAGSEKGFSRCQDGVNSGAETGRAGVELHVHLDGAIKPETILYFSRKRGIALPAETVEELQDIICMDKPLSFPGFLAKFNYYMPAIAGSREAIKRIAYEFVEMKAKEGVVYVEVRYSPHLLANCKVEPIPWNQPEGDLTPDEVVALVSQSLQEGERDFKVKVRSILCCLRHQPNWSLEVVELCQKYQQTVVAIDLAGDETIKGSSLFPGHVKAYEAVDTLKTERLGHGYRTLEDEALYARLRQENMHFEICPWSSYLTGAWKSDTEHAVVRLKNDQANYSLNTDDPLIFKSTLETDYQMTKQSMDFTEEEFKRLNINAAKSSFLPEDEKKQLLDLLYKAYGMPSLDAAAGQHP
- the ADA gene encoding adenosine deaminase isoform X4 — translated: MWRSFRPVYITQEPGRNQDFGSAGSEKGFSRCQDGVNSGAETGRAGVELHVHLDGAIKPETILYFSRKRGIALPAETVEELQDIICMDKPLSFPGFLAKFNYYMPAIAGSREAIKRIAYEFVEMKAKEGVVYVEVRYSPHLLANCKVEPIPWNQPEGDLTPDEVVALVSQSLQEGERDFKVKVRSILCCLRHQPNWSLEVVELCQKYQQTVVAIDLAGDETIKGSSLFPGHVKAYEAVDTLKTERLGHGYRTLEDEALYARLRQENMHFEICPWSSYLTGAWKSDTEHAVVRLKNDQANYSLNTDDPLIFKSTLETDYQMTKQSMDFTEEEFKRLNINAAKSSFLPEDEKKQLLDLLYKAYGMPSLDAAGQHP
- the ADA gene encoding adenosine deaminase isoform X2, giving the protein MWRSFRPVYITQEPGRNQDFGSAGSEKGFSRCQDGVNSGAETGRAGVELHVHLDGAIKPETILYFSRKRGIALPAETVEELQDIICMDKPLSFPGFLAKFNYYMPAIAGSREAIKRIAYEFVEMKAKEGVVYVEVRYSPHLLANCKVEPIPWNQPEGDLTPDEVVALVSQSLQEGERDFKVKVRSILCCLRHQPNWSLEVVELCQKYQQTVVAIDLAGDETIKGSSLFPGHVKAYEEAVRRGIHRTVHAGEVGSAEVVKEAVDTLKTERLGHGYRTLEDEALYARLRQENMHFEICPWSSYLTGAWKSDTEHAVVRLKNDQANYSLNTDDPLIFKSTLETDYQMTKQSMDFTEEEFKRLNINAAKSSFLPEDEKKQLLDLLYKAYGMPSLDAAGQHP
- the ADA gene encoding adenosine deaminase isoform X5, which codes for MTQTPAFDKPKVELHVHLDGAIKPETILYFSRKRGIALPAETVEELQDIICMDKPLSFPGFLAKFNYYMPAIAGSREAIKRIAYEFVEMKAKEGVVYVEVRYSPHLLANCKVEPIPWNQPEGDLTPDEVVALVSQSLQEGERDFKVKVRSILCCLRHQPNWSLEVVELCQKYQQTVVAIDLAGDETIKGSSLFPGHVKAYEEAVRRGIHRTVHAGEVGSAEVVKEAVDTLKTERLGHGYRTLEDEALYARLRQENMHFEICPWSSYLTGAWKSDTEHAVVRLKNDQANYSLNTDDPLIFKSTLETDYQMTKQSMDFTEEEFKRLNINAAKSSFLPEDEKKQLLDLLYKAYGMPSLDAAAGQHP
- the ADA gene encoding adenosine deaminase isoform X6, with translation MTQTPAFDKPKVELHVHLDGAIKPETILYFSRKRGIALPAETVEELQDIICMDKPLSFPGFLAKFNYYMPAIAGSREAIKRIAYEFVEMKAKEGVVYVEVRYSPHLLANCKVEPIPWNQPEGDLTPDEVVALVSQSLQEGERDFKVKVRSILCCLRHQPNWSLEVVELCQKYQQTVVAIDLAGDETIKGSSLFPGHVKAYEEAVRRGIHRTVHAGEVGSAEVVKEAVDTLKTERLGHGYRTLEDEALYARLRQENMHFEICPWSSYLTGAWKSDTEHAVVRLKNDQANYSLNTDDPLIFKSTLETDYQMTKQSMDFTEEEFKRLNINAAKSSFLPEDEKKQLLDLLYKAYGMPSLDAAGQHP
- the ADA gene encoding adenosine deaminase isoform X8, producing MTQTPAFDKPKVELHVHLDGAIKPETILYFSRKRGIALPAETVEELQDIICMDKPLSFPGFLAKFNYYMPAIAGSREAIKRIAYEFVEMKAKEGVVYVEVRYSPHLLANCKVEPIPWNQPEGDLTPDEVVALVSQSLQEGERDFKVKVRSILCCLRHQPNWSLEVVELCQKYQQTVVAIDLAGDETIKGSSLFPGHVKAYEAVDTLKTERLGHGYRTLEDEALYARLRQENMHFEICPWSSYLTGAWKSDTEHAVVRLKNDQANYSLNTDDPLIFKSTLETDYQMTKQSMDFTEEEFKRLNINAAKSSFLPEDEKKQLLDLLYKAYGMPSLDAAGQHP
- the ADA gene encoding adenosine deaminase isoform X7 gives rise to the protein MTQTPAFDKPKVELHVHLDGAIKPETILYFSRKRGIALPAETVEELQDIICMDKPLSFPGFLAKFNYYMPAIAGSREAIKRIAYEFVEMKAKEGVVYVEVRYSPHLLANCKVEPIPWNQPEGDLTPDEVVALVSQSLQEGERDFKVKVRSILCCLRHQPNWSLEVVELCQKYQQTVVAIDLAGDETIKGSSLFPGHVKAYEAVDTLKTERLGHGYRTLEDEALYARLRQENMHFEICPWSSYLTGAWKSDTEHAVVRLKNDQANYSLNTDDPLIFKSTLETDYQMTKQSMDFTEEEFKRLNINAAKSSFLPEDEKKQLLDLLYKAYGMPSLDAAAGQHP